One stretch of Enoplosus armatus isolate fEnoArm2 chromosome 1, fEnoArm2.hap1, whole genome shotgun sequence DNA includes these proteins:
- the LOC139286890 gene encoding zinc finger protein 395-like, translated as MLPKTRLGKRSPLGALVSSTCPAAGSQTGQETGETGVTMATVAGQQPFTRFRGHPGLKVYFQCGGGGESSGVVDQLDLMQSDVSVWSSSRPSSSVAPSCSRSVSSCIDVPRSQRSPEEVEMDELMAAMVLSSLSCSPLLHSPAHPTAPPMDCGGGELSDSGSSGYWSVGHGNGSPAPSPPIAEPAVSPATPPDEGLDMELEQVLLDVPAPRKRRNSVKAAYRCLWPSCGKVLTSVVGIKRHIRTTHLCRGGEHERCSRSEEDFYYTEINQWDQQQQQSPPLPLLCGPAPASPTSSSSPSSSPPSPPPPSPPSPPPPACSALSRSAPSSSGSLMQVQSEHSYQAPPPSHVMSAAAADTPSCRWTAPPTSCVRQGLAFRVRSVSVGEQWLQHHSAPCRRIRGEAKKCRKVYGIEHRDQWCTACRWKKACQRFLD; from the exons ATGTTGCCAAAGACTCGTCTGGGGAAGCGTTCTCCTCTCGGGGCGCTGGTGAGCTCCACCTGCCCTGCAGCAGGATCACAAACAGGCCAGGAGACGGGTGAGACCGgcgtaaccatggcaacagtagCAGGACAACAGCCCTTCACCAGATTCAGAGGTCATCCTGGGCTGAAG gtgtattttcagtgtggaggaggaggtgaatcTTCAGGTGTGGTGGATCAGCTGGACCTCATGCAGAGTGATGTTTCTGTCTGGTCTTCGTCTcgtccctcctcctcagtgGCTCCGTCCTGCAGCAgatctgtctcctcctgcatcGACGTCCCCAGAAG CCAGAGGAGtccagaggaggtggagatggatgAGCTGATGGCAGCGATGGTTCTCAGCAGTTTGTCCTGCAGCCCTCTGCTGCACAGCCCCGCCCACCCAACAG CTCCTCCGATGGACTGTGGTGGCGGCGAGCTCTCCgacagcggcagcagcggctACTGGAGCGTCGGCCACGGCAACGGGAGCCCAGCCCCCTCCCCACCAATCGCAGAGCCCGCCGTCAGCCCGGCCACGCCCCCTGACGAAGGACTGGACATGGAGCTGGAGCAGGTGCTGTTGGACGTGCCGGCGCCACGCAAACGCAGG aACTCAGTGAAGGCGGCCTACAGGTGTCTGTGGCCGAGCTGTGGGAAGGTGCTGACATCAGTGGTGGGAATCAAACGTCACATCCGGACAACGCACCTGTG CCGCGGCGGCGAACACGAGCGTTGTTCCCGCAGCGAGGAGGATTTTTACTACACTGAGATTAACCAATgggaccagcagcagcagcagtctcctccccttcctctcctctgtggccCCGCCCCCGCCTcccccacatcctcctcctccccctcctcctcacctcccagccctccccctccctcccctccctccccccctcctccagcctgCAGCGCTCTGAGTCGctccgccccctcctcctccggcaGCTTAATGCAGGTCCAATCAGAGCACTCCTACCAG gctcCACCTCCCAGTCAtgtgatgtcagcagcagctgcggACACACCCTCCTGTCGTTGGACGGCCCCGCCCACCAGCTGTGTCAGACAG gggTTGGCGTTTCGGGTGCGTTCGGTCAGTGTAGGAGAGCAGTGGCTGCAGCATcacagcgccccctgcag